From Coffea arabica cultivar ET-39 chromosome 2e, Coffea Arabica ET-39 HiFi, whole genome shotgun sequence, the proteins below share one genomic window:
- the LOC113731383 gene encoding CDPK-related kinase 5 isoform X1, which produces MGACTSKPPKRNPYSTPGRILEEPLPLPETPAADDSRALDAVDKKSTPFNFYTPSPARYFFSKKSPALPLPSASPSATSTPRRTVKRPFPPPSPAKHIKAVLFRRHGGKSTETIPEGEEGDAAAAGAELDKSFGFSKQFTSKYEIVKEVGRGHFGYTCSAVAKKGDLKGQKFAVKVIPKNKMTTAIAIEDVRREVKILRALKVHANLVQFYDAFEDLDNVYIAMELCQGGELLDRILARGGKYTEDDAKVVMVQILDVVAFCHLQGVVHRDLKPENFLYASKDDNSPLKVIDFGLSDFVRPDEKLNDIVGSAYYVAPEVLHRSYTTEADVWSTGVIAYILLCGSRPFWARTESGIFRAVLKADPSFDEAPWPSLSSEAKDFVKRLLNKDPRKRMTAAQALSHPWIRNYNGVKAPIDILVLRLMKAYMRSPSLRKAALRALSKTLTADELFYLKQQFTLLEPNKNGSITLENIKTALVKNSTDAMEDSRVPDFLASLNALQYRKMDFEEFCAAASSVHQLEALDRWEEHARGAYEVFEKEGNRAIVIEELASELGLGPSVPVHAVLHDWIRHTDGKLSFLGFVKLLHGPSTRTHSKVP; this is translated from the exons ATGGGAGCCTGCACTTCTAAACCTCCTAAACGCAATCCCTATTCTACCCCGGGTCGAATCCTAGAAGAACCTTTACCACTTCCCGAAACTCCCGCTGCCGACGATTCTCGGGCACTCGACGCTGTTGATAAGAAGTCTACTCCTTTCAACTTCTACACTCCCAGCCCTGCACGTTACTTCTTCTCTAAGAAATCTCCGGCTCTTCCGCTGCCTTCCGCGTCCCCAAGTGCTACCTCCACTCCCAGGAGGACAGTTAAGCGCCCGTTCCCCCCTCCGTCGCCGGCGAAGCATATCAAGGCCGTGCTTTTCAGGCGCCATGGCGGGAAAAGTACAGAGACTATTCCGGAGGGTGAGGAGGGGGATGCTGCTGCTGCCGGGGCGGAGCTGGATAAGAGTTTTGGGTTCTCAAAGCAGTTCACCAGCAAGTATGAGATTGTGAAGGAGGTGGGCCGAGGGCACTTTGGGTACACTTGCTCTGCTGTAGCCAAGAAAGGTGATCTTAAGGGTCAAAAGTTCGCTGTCAAGGTCATCCCCAAGAACAAG ATGACAACAGCTATTGCCATTGAGGATGTGAGAAGGGAGGTGAAAATATTGCGGGCATTGAAAGTGCATGCAAATCTTGTACAGTTCTATGATGCATTTGAAGATCTAGATAATGTTTATATAGCAATGGA GTTGTGCCAAGGAGGAGAGCTCCTAGACAGAATACTTGCACG AGGTGGAAAATACACAGAAGATGATGCAAAGGTGGTCATGGTACAGATACTAGATGTTGTTGCTTTCTGTCATCTCCAGGGAGTGGTGCACCGTGACCTTAAACCTGAG AATTTTCTCTATGCTTCGAAGGATGATAACTCCCCATTGAAAGTAATAGATTTTGGCTTATCAGATTTTGTAAGACCAG ATGAAAAACTGAATGACATAGTTGGAAGTGCATATTACGTTGCACCTGAAGTTTTACACAGATCATATACTACAGAGGCTGATGTGTGGAGTACGGGCGTAATAGCATATATTCTTTTATGTGGAAGTCGCCCTTTTTGGGCCCGAACTGAGTCAGGCATTTTCCGGGCAGTGCTGAAAGCTGATCCAAGTTTTGATGAAGCACCATGGCCTTCCTTGTCTTCAGAGGCTAAAGATTTTGTTAAGCGTCTACTAAATAAAGACCCACGTAAACGGATGACTGCTGCACAGGCTCTAA GTCATCCCTGGATCCGGAATTACAATGGTGTGAAAGCTCCTATTGATATTCTTGTATTGAGACTAATGAAAGCCTACATGCGCTCACCATCATTGCGGAAAGCTGCTTTAAGG GCATTGTCTAAGACGTTGACTGCAGATGAACTCTTCTATTTGAAGCAGCAGTTTACATTATTGGAGCCCAACAAAAATGGCTCTATAACATTAGAGAACATCAAAACG GCATTGGTGAAGAACTCTACAGATGCTATGGAGGACTCCAGGGTTCCTGATTTTCTTGCCTCG CTAAATGCACTTCAATATCGAAAGATggattttgaagagttttgtgcGGCTGCATCCAGTGTCCATCAGTTGGAGGCACTTGATCGCTGGGAAGAACATGCTCGTGGTGCTTATGAGGTCTTTGAGAAGGAAGGAAACCGAGCTATTGTCATTGAAGAACTTGCATCG GAACTTGGACTTGGTCCTTCAGTGCCAGTTCATGCCGTACTTCATGACTGGATAAGGCACACTGATGGGAAGCTTAGCTTCCTTGGATTTGTTAAATTATTGCACGGCCCCTCTACCAGAACACACTCAAAAGTGCCTTGA
- the LOC113731383 gene encoding CDPK-related kinase 5 isoform X2 yields MGACTSKPPKRNPYSTPGRILEEPLPLPETPAADDSRALDAVDKKSTPFNFYTPSPARYFFSKKSPALPLPSASPSATSTPRRTVKRPFPPPSPAKHIKAVLFRRHGGKSTETIPEGEEGDAAAAGAELDKSFGFSKQFTSKYEIVKEVGRGHFGYTCSAVAKKGDLKGQKFAVKVIPKNKMTTAIAIEDVRREVKILRALKVHANLVQFYDAFEDLDNVYIAMELCQGGELLDRILARGGKYTEDDAKVVMVQILDVVAFCHLQGVVHRDLKPESSADEKLNDIVGSAYYVAPEVLHRSYTTEADVWSTGVIAYILLCGSRPFWARTESGIFRAVLKADPSFDEAPWPSLSSEAKDFVKRLLNKDPRKRMTAAQALSHPWIRNYNGVKAPIDILVLRLMKAYMRSPSLRKAALRALSKTLTADELFYLKQQFTLLEPNKNGSITLENIKTALVKNSTDAMEDSRVPDFLASLNALQYRKMDFEEFCAAASSVHQLEALDRWEEHARGAYEVFEKEGNRAIVIEELASELGLGPSVPVHAVLHDWIRHTDGKLSFLGFVKLLHGPSTRTHSKVP; encoded by the exons ATGGGAGCCTGCACTTCTAAACCTCCTAAACGCAATCCCTATTCTACCCCGGGTCGAATCCTAGAAGAACCTTTACCACTTCCCGAAACTCCCGCTGCCGACGATTCTCGGGCACTCGACGCTGTTGATAAGAAGTCTACTCCTTTCAACTTCTACACTCCCAGCCCTGCACGTTACTTCTTCTCTAAGAAATCTCCGGCTCTTCCGCTGCCTTCCGCGTCCCCAAGTGCTACCTCCACTCCCAGGAGGACAGTTAAGCGCCCGTTCCCCCCTCCGTCGCCGGCGAAGCATATCAAGGCCGTGCTTTTCAGGCGCCATGGCGGGAAAAGTACAGAGACTATTCCGGAGGGTGAGGAGGGGGATGCTGCTGCTGCCGGGGCGGAGCTGGATAAGAGTTTTGGGTTCTCAAAGCAGTTCACCAGCAAGTATGAGATTGTGAAGGAGGTGGGCCGAGGGCACTTTGGGTACACTTGCTCTGCTGTAGCCAAGAAAGGTGATCTTAAGGGTCAAAAGTTCGCTGTCAAGGTCATCCCCAAGAACAAG ATGACAACAGCTATTGCCATTGAGGATGTGAGAAGGGAGGTGAAAATATTGCGGGCATTGAAAGTGCATGCAAATCTTGTACAGTTCTATGATGCATTTGAAGATCTAGATAATGTTTATATAGCAATGGA GTTGTGCCAAGGAGGAGAGCTCCTAGACAGAATACTTGCACG AGGTGGAAAATACACAGAAGATGATGCAAAGGTGGTCATGGTACAGATACTAGATGTTGTTGCTTTCTGTCATCTCCAGGGAGTGGTGCACCGTGACCTTAAACCTGAG TCCTCTGCAGATGAAAAACTGAATGACATAGTTGGAAGTGCATATTACGTTGCACCTGAAGTTTTACACAGATCATATACTACAGAGGCTGATGTGTGGAGTACGGGCGTAATAGCATATATTCTTTTATGTGGAAGTCGCCCTTTTTGGGCCCGAACTGAGTCAGGCATTTTCCGGGCAGTGCTGAAAGCTGATCCAAGTTTTGATGAAGCACCATGGCCTTCCTTGTCTTCAGAGGCTAAAGATTTTGTTAAGCGTCTACTAAATAAAGACCCACGTAAACGGATGACTGCTGCACAGGCTCTAA GTCATCCCTGGATCCGGAATTACAATGGTGTGAAAGCTCCTATTGATATTCTTGTATTGAGACTAATGAAAGCCTACATGCGCTCACCATCATTGCGGAAAGCTGCTTTAAGG GCATTGTCTAAGACGTTGACTGCAGATGAACTCTTCTATTTGAAGCAGCAGTTTACATTATTGGAGCCCAACAAAAATGGCTCTATAACATTAGAGAACATCAAAACG GCATTGGTGAAGAACTCTACAGATGCTATGGAGGACTCCAGGGTTCCTGATTTTCTTGCCTCG CTAAATGCACTTCAATATCGAAAGATggattttgaagagttttgtgcGGCTGCATCCAGTGTCCATCAGTTGGAGGCACTTGATCGCTGGGAAGAACATGCTCGTGGTGCTTATGAGGTCTTTGAGAAGGAAGGAAACCGAGCTATTGTCATTGAAGAACTTGCATCG GAACTTGGACTTGGTCCTTCAGTGCCAGTTCATGCCGTACTTCATGACTGGATAAGGCACACTGATGGGAAGCTTAGCTTCCTTGGATTTGTTAAATTATTGCACGGCCCCTCTACCAGAACACACTCAAAAGTGCCTTGA
- the LOC113731383 gene encoding CDPK-related protein kinase isoform X3, with product MTTAIAIEDVRREVKILRALKVHANLVQFYDAFEDLDNVYIAMELCQGGELLDRILARGGKYTEDDAKVVMVQILDVVAFCHLQGVVHRDLKPENFLYASKDDNSPLKVIDFGLSDFVRPDEKLNDIVGSAYYVAPEVLHRSYTTEADVWSTGVIAYILLCGSRPFWARTESGIFRAVLKADPSFDEAPWPSLSSEAKDFVKRLLNKDPRKRMTAAQALSHPWIRNYNGVKAPIDILVLRLMKAYMRSPSLRKAALRALSKTLTADELFYLKQQFTLLEPNKNGSITLENIKTALVKNSTDAMEDSRVPDFLASLNALQYRKMDFEEFCAAASSVHQLEALDRWEEHARGAYEVFEKEGNRAIVIEELASELGLGPSVPVHAVLHDWIRHTDGKLSFLGFVKLLHGPSTRTHSKVP from the exons ATGACAACAGCTATTGCCATTGAGGATGTGAGAAGGGAGGTGAAAATATTGCGGGCATTGAAAGTGCATGCAAATCTTGTACAGTTCTATGATGCATTTGAAGATCTAGATAATGTTTATATAGCAATGGA GTTGTGCCAAGGAGGAGAGCTCCTAGACAGAATACTTGCACG AGGTGGAAAATACACAGAAGATGATGCAAAGGTGGTCATGGTACAGATACTAGATGTTGTTGCTTTCTGTCATCTCCAGGGAGTGGTGCACCGTGACCTTAAACCTGAG AATTTTCTCTATGCTTCGAAGGATGATAACTCCCCATTGAAAGTAATAGATTTTGGCTTATCAGATTTTGTAAGACCAG ATGAAAAACTGAATGACATAGTTGGAAGTGCATATTACGTTGCACCTGAAGTTTTACACAGATCATATACTACAGAGGCTGATGTGTGGAGTACGGGCGTAATAGCATATATTCTTTTATGTGGAAGTCGCCCTTTTTGGGCCCGAACTGAGTCAGGCATTTTCCGGGCAGTGCTGAAAGCTGATCCAAGTTTTGATGAAGCACCATGGCCTTCCTTGTCTTCAGAGGCTAAAGATTTTGTTAAGCGTCTACTAAATAAAGACCCACGTAAACGGATGACTGCTGCACAGGCTCTAA GTCATCCCTGGATCCGGAATTACAATGGTGTGAAAGCTCCTATTGATATTCTTGTATTGAGACTAATGAAAGCCTACATGCGCTCACCATCATTGCGGAAAGCTGCTTTAAGG GCATTGTCTAAGACGTTGACTGCAGATGAACTCTTCTATTTGAAGCAGCAGTTTACATTATTGGAGCCCAACAAAAATGGCTCTATAACATTAGAGAACATCAAAACG GCATTGGTGAAGAACTCTACAGATGCTATGGAGGACTCCAGGGTTCCTGATTTTCTTGCCTCG CTAAATGCACTTCAATATCGAAAGATggattttgaagagttttgtgcGGCTGCATCCAGTGTCCATCAGTTGGAGGCACTTGATCGCTGGGAAGAACATGCTCGTGGTGCTTATGAGGTCTTTGAGAAGGAAGGAAACCGAGCTATTGTCATTGAAGAACTTGCATCG GAACTTGGACTTGGTCCTTCAGTGCCAGTTCATGCCGTACTTCATGACTGGATAAGGCACACTGATGGGAAGCTTAGCTTCCTTGGATTTGTTAAATTATTGCACGGCCCCTCTACCAGAACACACTCAAAAGTGCCTTGA